In bacterium, the following are encoded in one genomic region:
- a CDS encoding 4Fe-4S dicluster domain-containing protein, producing MKYWRRPLDADKIKVPHGQVHIINDRCKGCGFCVEFCPRHGLEMSVEFNVKGYHPPRIKTDDMCLECHLCEMLCPEFAIYITLEKNNDQAADINNEKKEPEPKF from the coding sequence ATGAAATACTGGAGAAGACCGCTTGATGCTGACAAAATAAAAGTCCCGCATGGTCAAGTCCATATTATCAATGACCGGTGCAAAGGCTGCGGGTTCTGCGTTGAATTTTGTCCAAGGCACGGGCTGGAGATGTCAGTGGAGTTTAACGTAAAAGGGTACCATCCGCCCCGCATTAAAACTGACGATATGTGCCTTGAGTGTCATCTGTGCGAGATGCTCTGCCCCGAGTTCGCGATCTATATTACCCTGGAAAAAAACAATGACCAGGCTGCTGATATTAATAATGAAAAGAAAGAGCCAGAACCCAAATTCTGA
- the mfd gene encoding transcription-repair coupling factor, which produces MNQNDGQRFFNLQPVLDELNARKKVTVSGLHDSSLSLFIYELTRLGKKIALVVPPDKKDSYFAELVRLVSSVILVDENRAFFEPAAVVVTTRENLERCVSIRETVSIRSGGRIDTDDLLFRLDASGFTHEEIVEEEGEYASRGGIIDIRPPDQEAVRIELDGNTVHSLRFFNTQTQRSTMVIQNVNLSLVKPSSSGLLSELIMDHLVISYDDALPDRPGITLSSEGGIRFEIRPAFNYFGNFKLLHDDLTRGDYRYIFLIDNPDLEQRLRELVGDITAVYLSPGEGFVNEQTKTVYLTDTEIFGRIKRKKEKFKGLFIDDLKGLKENDFVVHSDFGIGQYKGLCFLDIDGEKVECLRVDYANNAKVFVPVEKMNQLERYIAGSGIPPGLSKLGSDLWAKTKNKVRKATEKLAFDLLQLYVRRHSACGFTFSKDTLEMAELESSFPFEETADQTTAIRDVKNDMESSRPADRLICGDVGYGKTEVALRAAFKSALDGKQAMLLCPTTLLAFQHYNTFRDRLKDFPVKAEMISRLKKAAEIKVVLDQVRSGKVDIAIGTHRLLQPDVQFKDLGLLIIDEEQRFGVAQKEKIKRFRPGIDILHLSATPIPRTLYMALTGLKDISNIRTPPAGRMDIVTKIIYFDEDELRKIIKLEIIRGGQVFVVHNRIQTIETMRDRIQRIVPDARICVLHGKVKEDVTEKKMIDFLKGNYDILLSTAIIESGLDMPRVNTIIVNDAHMFGLADLHQLRGRVGRSDIQAFAYFIVPSRTLSEDAHKRLSALVSYASLGSGFRLAVRDMEIRGTGNLVGKEQSGYISSIGYHHYVKMLAAAISEARGRQVSVEPVLSLAIEAYLPSEYIGSAYERTALYKRFMDAESEFELNSIRDEIVDRFGQYPEAVDNLFVVSRIRLRALELGAHEVTRKGGLVNYYAKGILIKTEEIIKTV; this is translated from the coding sequence TTGAACCAGAACGACGGACAACGTTTTTTTAACCTCCAGCCGGTTCTTGATGAACTGAATGCCCGGAAAAAGGTCACCGTTTCTGGCCTGCATGATTCATCCTTATCCCTCTTCATTTACGAACTGACACGACTGGGGAAAAAGATCGCCCTGGTCGTCCCCCCCGATAAAAAGGACTCCTATTTTGCCGAGCTCGTGCGCCTTGTGTCATCGGTTATCCTGGTCGATGAAAACAGGGCGTTCTTCGAACCGGCGGCCGTGGTCGTGACCACCAGGGAAAACCTGGAAAGGTGCGTTTCCATACGGGAAACAGTATCCATTAGAAGCGGCGGCCGTATCGATACCGATGATCTCCTTTTCCGGCTGGATGCGTCGGGTTTCACGCACGAGGAGATAGTCGAAGAAGAAGGAGAATATGCTTCCCGGGGCGGTATCATCGATATCCGGCCCCCTGACCAGGAAGCGGTACGGATCGAGCTTGACGGCAACACCGTGCATTCCCTCAGGTTCTTCAATACCCAGACGCAGCGGTCAACCATGGTCATACAGAATGTGAACTTGAGCCTGGTAAAGCCTTCATCTTCCGGTCTCCTTTCCGAACTGATTATGGACCATCTGGTGATCAGCTACGATGACGCATTACCTGATCGGCCGGGCATCACCTTATCTTCAGAGGGTGGGATCAGGTTCGAAATCAGACCGGCGTTCAATTACTTCGGCAATTTCAAGTTGCTGCATGATGATCTGACGCGGGGTGATTACCGTTATATCTTTCTGATCGATAATCCCGACCTCGAACAAAGGCTGCGCGAGCTCGTGGGCGACATCACCGCAGTGTATCTGTCGCCGGGCGAAGGTTTTGTCAATGAACAGACAAAAACAGTGTACCTGACCGATACCGAGATCTTCGGCCGGATAAAAAGGAAAAAAGAAAAATTCAAGGGTCTATTCATCGACGACCTCAAAGGTTTGAAGGAAAACGATTTTGTCGTCCACTCCGACTTCGGCATTGGACAGTATAAAGGTCTTTGTTTTCTCGACATCGACGGGGAAAAGGTCGAATGTCTGCGCGTTGATTACGCGAACAACGCGAAGGTCTTCGTGCCGGTCGAGAAAATGAACCAGCTGGAACGGTATATTGCCGGTTCCGGAATACCTCCCGGATTATCGAAACTGGGCAGTGATCTCTGGGCCAAAACCAAGAACAAGGTCAGGAAAGCGACCGAAAAGCTGGCCTTTGACCTGCTGCAACTCTATGTGAGAAGGCACAGCGCTTGCGGTTTTACTTTCTCCAAAGACACCCTCGAAATGGCGGAACTGGAATCCTCGTTTCCGTTTGAAGAAACAGCAGACCAGACCACGGCCATAAGGGACGTTAAAAATGACATGGAATCATCCCGTCCAGCGGATCGCCTTATCTGCGGCGACGTTGGTTATGGCAAAACCGAAGTCGCCCTGCGCGCGGCGTTCAAATCAGCGCTGGACGGCAAGCAGGCCATGCTGCTTTGCCCCACGACCCTGCTGGCGTTCCAGCATTACAACACGTTCCGCGACCGGCTTAAGGATTTTCCGGTGAAAGCTGAAATGATCTCGCGGCTAAAAAAAGCAGCAGAGATCAAAGTGGTCCTGGACCAGGTCAGAAGTGGCAAAGTCGATATCGCCATCGGCACGCACCGCTTGCTTCAACCGGATGTGCAGTTCAAGGACCTGGGATTGCTCATCATCGATGAGGAACAGCGCTTTGGCGTCGCCCAGAAAGAAAAGATAAAACGCTTCAGACCCGGCATCGATATCCTCCACCTTTCAGCGACACCGATCCCCCGGACGCTTTACATGGCGCTCACCGGGTTAAAAGATATATCCAACATCCGCACGCCGCCTGCGGGACGGATGGATATCGTCACCAAGATCATCTATTTTGATGAGGACGAACTAAGAAAGATAATAAAACTCGAGATCATCCGGGGCGGTCAGGTCTTTGTCGTGCACAACCGTATCCAGACGATCGAGACCATGAGGGACCGGATCCAGCGGATCGTTCCGGACGCCAGGATCTGCGTCCTGCACGGCAAAGTCAAAGAAGACGTGACCGAGAAGAAAATGATCGATTTTCTAAAAGGCAATTATGATATCCTGCTCAGCACCGCGATCATAGAATCGGGGTTGGACATGCCGCGCGTAAATACGATAATCGTCAATGACGCGCACATGTTCGGACTTGCCGATCTTCACCAGCTTCGGGGCCGGGTCGGCCGCAGCGATATTCAGGCTTTCGCCTATTTCATCGTGCCATCCCGAACCCTTTCCGAAGATGCACATAAACGACTGAGCGCGCTGGTCTCTTATGCATCGCTGGGATCGGGGTTTAGGCTGGCGGTTCGCGATATGGAGATCCGCGGCACGGGCAACCTTGTGGGCAAAGAACAGAGCGGATATATCAGTTCCATCGGTTATCATCATTACGTGAAAATGCTCGCGGCGGCTATCAGCGAAGCGCGGGGCCGTCAGGTTTCGGTCGAGCCTGTGCTGTCGCTGGCGATCGAAGCATACCTCCCTTCCGAATATATCGGCAGCGCCTACGAACGCACGGCGCTGTACAAAAGGTTTATGGATGCCGAGTCCGAGTTCGAACTCAATTCGATCCGGGATGAGATCGTCGATCGCTTTGGGCAATATCCGGAAGCAGTCGATAACCTGTTCGTTGTTTCAAGAATAAGACTGCGCGCCCTGGAATTGGGCGCGCATGAAGTAACGAGGAAAGGCGGACTGGTCAATTATTACGCGAAAGGCATACTGATAAAAACGGAGGAAATAATCAAGACCGTTTAG
- a CDS encoding four helix bundle protein codes for MKIQRFEDLKYWQEARRLRKMVSETTKKPLIRRDYVFCDQIRRAALSIMSNIAEGFESNTDKEFMNFLNYARRSCGEVRSQLYATLDDNYVDKSEFDEIYHQSVNTGKLISGFISYLRGSSKRDKE; via the coding sequence ATGAAAATACAAAGATTTGAAGATCTAAAATACTGGCAAGAAGCACGTAGGCTAAGGAAAATGGTGAGTGAAACAACAAAGAAACCATTAATTAGAAGAGATTATGTATTTTGTGACCAAATAAGAAGAGCGGCATTGTCAATAATGTCCAATATTGCAGAGGGATTTGAATCAAATACTGATAAAGAGTTTATGAATTTTCTTAATTATGCAAGACGTTCTTGTGGTGAAGTTAGAAGTCAATTATATGCAACACTCGATGATAACTATGTTGACAAAAGTGAGTTCGATGAGATCTATCATCAATCAGTAAATACAGGAAAGTTGATATCGGGCTTCATCTCTTATCTCAGAGGATCATCAAAAAGAGACAAAGAATAG
- a CDS encoding 2-oxoacid:acceptor oxidoreductase family protein — protein MVEIKFSGYGGQGIIKCGYIVGKASSLYDNKFATMTQSFGPEARGSACSAQLVVSQDRILYPYLTKPQILVAMSREAYEKFEPELDGKGILIIDEDLVKPKPPRDSIKLFSIPATRFSEELGNKIVANIVMLGFFTAVTDVVSFEAMKSAIPGSVPDKAVPLNMKALEKGYAYGKEISKKG, from the coding sequence ATGGTCGAGATCAAGTTCAGCGGTTACGGCGGACAGGGTATCATTAAATGCGGTTATATTGTGGGTAAGGCCTCTTCCCTCTACGATAACAAATTCGCGACCATGACGCAGAGTTTTGGACCGGAAGCACGGGGCAGCGCGTGCAGCGCACAACTGGTCGTTTCGCAGGACAGGATCCTTTATCCATACCTAACCAAGCCTCAGATCTTGGTTGCGATGTCACGTGAGGCTTACGAAAAATTCGAACCGGAACTTGACGGAAAAGGCATCCTGATCATCGATGAAGACCTGGTAAAGCCAAAACCGCCCCGCGACAGCATCAAACTCTTTTCCATACCCGCCACGAGATTTTCCGAGGAACTCGGCAACAAGATCGTCGCCAACATTGTCATGCTCGGGTTCTTCACGGCGGTTACCGACGTCGTATCCTTTGAAGCGATGAAGAGCGCGATCCCCGGTTCGGTGCCGGATAAGGCGGTACCGCTCAACATGAAGGCGCTGGAAAAGGGATACGCGTATGGGAAAGAAATAAGCAAGAAAGGATAA
- a CDS encoding NAD(P)-binding protein, whose amino-acid sequence MKGVLVIGAGIAGIQAALDLANSRFHVYLVESSPNIGGRMAQLHKIFTSMDCTA is encoded by the coding sequence ATGAAAGGCGTCCTAGTCATCGGTGCGGGCATTGCCGGTATCCAGGCCGCCCTGGATCTGGCTAATTCCCGATTCCATGTCTATCTGGTTGAATCATCGCCAAATATCGGCGGCCGCATGGCGCAGCTCCATAAGATCTTCACATCGATGGACTGCACGGCTTGA
- a CDS encoding 2-oxoacid:ferredoxin oxidoreductase subunit beta, protein MSEIEVPQLPEQEFFEHPMEKLLRMDRIPHIWCPSCGIGTVLTAVIAAIGRSGINPDKIAIVSGIGCTGRVAGYIKLDSFHTTHGRPIPFATGLKLANPELKVVVISGDGDLVAIGGNHLIHAARRNMDITVICVNNFIYGMTGGQVAATTPETAICSTSPYGNFDQPFNLPYLMDTCGACYVARWTALHIRRLTNSIEEAMKKRGFSLVEVIAPCSTLYARLNRLGTGLDLLKFYHDKSIIKHGADTRELSIGFQKEIIVGKFIDRERPTFIDNMNQRFKTALGDKYELYGMVDDELPEACSEGG, encoded by the coding sequence ATGAGTGAGATCGAAGTCCCACAACTGCCAGAGCAGGAATTTTTCGAACATCCCATGGAGAAACTGCTGCGGATGGATCGTATCCCCCATATTTGGTGTCCAAGCTGCGGGATCGGTACCGTACTGACCGCGGTCATTGCTGCGATCGGCAGATCCGGCATTAACCCGGACAAGATCGCCATCGTTTCCGGCATCGGGTGTACGGGCAGGGTCGCGGGTTATATCAAGCTCGATTCGTTTCACACCACCCATGGGCGACCGATTCCCTTTGCCACCGGTTTGAAACTTGCCAACCCCGAGCTCAAAGTGGTTGTTATTTCAGGCGACGGTGACCTGGTCGCGATCGGCGGAAACCACCTGATCCACGCCGCACGGAGAAACATGGATATCACCGTCATCTGCGTCAATAACTTCATTTATGGCATGACCGGCGGTCAGGTCGCAGCAACCACACCGGAAACAGCGATTTGTTCGACGTCTCCTTACGGCAATTTCGACCAGCCCTTTAATCTGCCTTATCTCATGGATACATGCGGCGCCTGCTATGTCGCCCGCTGGACAGCGCTGCACATACGCCGGCTCACCAATTCGATCGAAGAAGCAATGAAGAAGAGAGGGTTTTCCCTGGTGGAAGTGATCGCGCCCTGCTCCACGCTATACGCGCGCCTTAATCGTTTGGGAACTGGTCTTGATCTGCTCAAATTTTATCACGACAAAAGTATCATCAAACACGGTGCCGATACGCGCGAGTTGAGTATCGGCTTCCAGAAAGAGATCATTGTCGGCAAATTCATCGATCGCGAAAGACCAACGTTCATCGACAACATGAACCAGCGGTTCAAGACCGCACTAGGCGATAAATACGAGCTTTACGGAATGGTCGACGACGAGCTGCCGGAAGCATGTTCGGAAGGAGGCTAG
- a CDS encoding 2-oxoacid:acceptor oxidoreductase subunit alpha yields MKADPKGVLTGAHYLDGDYACAEGALAAGCRFLAGYPITPSTEVAERIAARFPEVGGVFIQMEDEIASSIAILGAAWGGKKTMTVTSGPGFSLMQEHIGLSAMLETPCVFVDVQRGGPSTGLPTLTGQGDMMQVRWGSHGDYRIIALAPNSPQECFDFTIDCFNLAELYRVPVFLMMDECVGHMTEKVVIPKPEGIDIVERLWYKGEKEKYLPFKPGENLVPFMVKAGDGYHFHITGLTHDERGYPAMNWQSQEKLVRRLIEKIEKNAHKIIRYEEDGVDGADVVIISYGISSRVAYKAIEEARKNGIKAGFLRLITIWPFPEKHINELAGKVKALITVEINYGQIALEVDRCARGKCRTLLVPHGGGWVHEPSDIYAAIKEGLK; encoded by the coding sequence ATGAAAGCTGACCCAAAAGGAGTATTAACCGGTGCCCATTACCTGGATGGTGATTATGCGTGCGCCGAAGGCGCATTGGCGGCAGGTTGCCGTTTTTTGGCAGGTTATCCGATAACTCCGTCTACGGAAGTGGCTGAGCGTATCGCTGCCCGGTTTCCGGAAGTAGGAGGCGTATTCATTCAGATGGAGGATGAAATCGCTTCGTCGATCGCCATTCTTGGTGCCGCGTGGGGGGGTAAAAAAACGATGACCGTGACATCGGGACCGGGGTTTTCACTGATGCAGGAGCATATCGGCCTCAGCGCCATGCTGGAAACACCGTGCGTTTTCGTCGACGTCCAGAGAGGCGGACCTTCTACCGGTCTGCCGACCCTCACCGGGCAGGGGGACATGATGCAGGTCCGGTGGGGTTCGCACGGCGACTACCGGATCATCGCGCTCGCGCCCAATTCGCCCCAGGAATGCTTCGATTTCACCATCGACTGTTTCAACCTGGCTGAATTGTACCGCGTGCCCGTCTTCTTGATGATGGATGAATGCGTCGGTCACATGACGGAAAAAGTTGTTATCCCGAAACCAGAAGGTATCGACATTGTCGAGAGACTGTGGTACAAAGGTGAAAAAGAAAAATATTTACCATTCAAACCCGGTGAAAATCTTGTACCGTTTATGGTTAAAGCGGGTGACGGCTACCATTTTCACATAACCGGACTAACTCACGACGAACGCGGATACCCGGCGATGAACTGGCAATCTCAGGAAAAATTGGTCAGGAGACTGATCGAAAAAATCGAGAAAAATGCGCATAAGATCATCCGCTATGAAGAGGACGGCGTGGATGGTGCCGATGTCGTTATTATCTCTTACGGCATAAGCAGCCGGGTTGCTTACAAAGCCATCGAGGAAGCCAGAAAGAACGGCATCAAGGCCGGCTTCTTAAGGCTGATTACGATCTGGCCCTTTCCGGAAAAACACATCAATGAGCTTGCCGGAAAAGTCAAAGCTTTAATAACCGTCGAAATAAACTATGGCCAGATCGCCCTTGAGGTCGACCGCTGTGCGCGGGGAAAATGCCGCACCTTGCTCGTTCCCCATGGGGGCGGATGGGTTCACGAGCCATCAGACATCTATGCGGCGATCAAGGAGGGCTTGAAATGA
- a CDS encoding FAD-dependent oxidoreductase — protein sequence MKVEGKAGDFFVEVQTHARYVNISQCTACGDCSKVCPIVKPNEFDLGLASRKAIFTPYNQAVPSAYVRAKEDCLGDVPIACGKCIDACKSKCIDFDEPEQMLSLNVGAIVVSTGVEYYDPREASEYGYTRFENVVTSFELERLLDASSPTHGELLTFSTKKPPERIAMIQCVGSRNMKADINYCSRICCMNSIKDTLVIREHYPDAEIMVFYIDIRAFGKGFEEFYRRSLAAGVIYIKGKPSKITENKKTKEIILSYEDQLNGEIKHEVVDMAVLSSAMIPNQSARALSMILGIELDRDGFFKEKDPCVDPLESTKEGIYLCGCSTTPKDITDSIAESCGAAAKAGVHMSDAAVEEKKTEITELDLSGSPRIGVFLCHCGLNISAVVSINELREYASRLPDVVIVDDYLFACAESMQKKIQDAVIEHKLNRVVVAACTPKTHEPVFQETLAKIGFNPYLFDMANIRNQCSWVHQKEPAAATVKSKEIIKMSAARVRHLLPLAPKILSVRREVLVVGGGITGIQAAIDLANRGFKVFLVEKQQGLGGRAGNLANVYPSNRPGKELMEKKIRELYNKAVTVLTGVEIKDVRGYVGNFEVELVRSGGIGAQDNDLADELRTLGVGSIILAIGAELFDPMKKFGFGEYPGVFTSMQLEDMLAQDSDKLKNMKSVAIIQCVGSREEKGNTWCSRYCCQSAIKQAILLRNKGIDVTIFHRGIRIYSKGAEVMYRRARELGVLFIPYSELARGEVPEVINQDQGLHVEMDYKALNSRIIVPVDAVILSVGMVPNARETDRLSDILKIPKGPDSFFLERHSKFGPVETTVEGVFLAGCCQFPQDIGDSISQGSAAASKAASLLSRDVMVLSPITSVVDEQYCRGCGKCAEVCDFHAISVVEKEIGIFVARVNEALCKGCGTCVPVCPTGAIDLKHFLDKQIKAQLAALLG from the coding sequence GTGAAGGTTGAAGGTAAAGCGGGCGATTTTTTCGTTGAGGTGCAGACGCATGCCCGTTATGTTAATATCTCGCAGTGCACCGCTTGCGGAGATTGTTCCAAGGTCTGCCCTATCGTTAAACCCAACGAGTTCGATCTTGGACTGGCGTCACGTAAAGCGATCTTCACGCCTTATAACCAGGCAGTTCCATCCGCATACGTAAGGGCAAAAGAAGACTGCCTTGGCGACGTACCCATAGCCTGTGGCAAGTGCATCGATGCCTGTAAGAGCAAATGCATCGATTTTGACGAACCGGAGCAGATGCTCAGCTTGAACGTGGGCGCGATCGTCGTAAGCACGGGCGTCGAATACTATGACCCGAGAGAGGCAAGCGAATATGGATACACGCGTTTTGAGAATGTCGTGACCAGCTTTGAACTGGAAAGACTGCTGGACGCTTCCAGTCCCACGCACGGTGAACTGCTAACCTTCAGCACGAAAAAACCGCCCGAGCGCATCGCGATGATCCAATGCGTGGGATCGCGCAATATGAAGGCTGACATCAATTATTGCTCCCGTATCTGCTGTATGAATTCGATAAAAGACACGCTGGTCATCAGGGAACACTATCCCGACGCCGAAATTATGGTGTTTTATATTGACATCAGGGCGTTCGGCAAGGGATTTGAAGAATTTTATCGCCGCTCGCTTGCGGCCGGCGTCATTTACATTAAAGGTAAACCGTCCAAGATCACCGAAAATAAGAAGACCAAGGAGATCATACTATCTTACGAAGACCAGCTGAACGGTGAGATCAAACATGAAGTGGTCGACATGGCCGTGCTTTCTTCGGCGATGATCCCTAACCAGAGCGCGAGAGCGCTGAGCATGATCCTCGGGATCGAACTGGACCGGGATGGATTTTTCAAGGAAAAAGATCCGTGCGTCGATCCTCTCGAGTCAACAAAAGAAGGGATCTATCTGTGCGGATGCTCCACAACCCCGAAAGACATTACCGATTCCATTGCTGAATCATGCGGCGCTGCGGCGAAAGCGGGCGTTCATATGAGCGATGCGGCGGTTGAGGAGAAAAAAACTGAGATCACAGAGCTCGATCTGTCGGGATCCCCGCGAATCGGCGTTTTCCTATGTCACTGCGGATTAAACATCAGCGCCGTGGTCTCGATCAATGAACTGCGCGAATACGCATCCAGGCTACCGGATGTCGTTATAGTTGACGATTACCTTTTCGCTTGTGCCGAGAGCATGCAGAAGAAGATCCAGGATGCGGTTATCGAGCATAAGCTGAACCGCGTTGTCGTCGCCGCCTGTACGCCCAAAACGCATGAACCGGTGTTCCAGGAAACCCTGGCAAAGATCGGCTTCAATCCGTACCTTTTCGACATGGCGAACATAAGGAATCAATGCTCCTGGGTGCACCAAAAAGAGCCCGCGGCCGCCACCGTAAAATCAAAGGAGATCATCAAGATGTCGGCAGCCAGGGTCAGACACCTGCTTCCGCTGGCGCCGAAGATCCTTAGTGTCCGGCGGGAGGTCCTTGTGGTGGGCGGCGGCATAACCGGCATCCAGGCCGCGATCGACCTGGCAAACCGTGGTTTCAAGGTTTTTTTGGTCGAAAAACAGCAAGGACTCGGCGGTCGGGCTGGAAACCTCGCCAATGTTTACCCAAGCAACCGGCCTGGCAAAGAACTCATGGAAAAAAAGATCCGGGAATTATATAATAAGGCAGTAACTGTGCTGACGGGCGTCGAAATAAAGGACGTCCGGGGTTACGTGGGCAATTTTGAAGTGGAACTGGTTCGTAGCGGCGGGATCGGCGCCCAGGATAATGATTTAGCCGATGAACTCAGAACTTTAGGTGTCGGTTCAATCATCCTTGCCATCGGGGCCGAGCTATTTGATCCGATGAAGAAATTCGGTTTTGGCGAATACCCCGGTGTTTTCACGAGCATGCAGCTGGAAGACATGCTGGCGCAGGACAGTGATAAACTAAAGAATATGAAGAGCGTTGCTATCATACAGTGTGTCGGTTCAAGAGAAGAAAAAGGTAATACCTGGTGTTCGAGATACTGCTGCCAATCCGCTATAAAGCAGGCGATACTGCTGCGTAATAAAGGAATCGATGTAACGATCTTCCACCGAGGTATCAGGATTTACTCGAAAGGCGCTGAGGTTATGTATCGCAGAGCACGCGAACTTGGGGTGCTTTTTATCCCTTATTCTGAACTTGCCAGGGGTGAGGTACCTGAAGTTATTAACCAGGATCAGGGTTTGCATGTCGAAATGGATTATAAAGCGCTTAATTCAAGGATAATTGTACCGGTTGACGCGGTCATACTCTCAGTTGGCATGGTGCCCAATGCCCGGGAAACCGACCGGCTTTCGGACATCCTGAAGATACCCAAAGGGCCAGATTCATTTTTCCTTGAACGTCATTCAAAATTCGGACCCGTGGAAACAACGGTGGAAGGCGTATTCCTTGCCGGCTGCTGCCAGTTTCCCCAGGACATAGGAGATTCTATCTCGCAGGGATCAGCGGCTGCATCAAAAGCGGCCTCCCTGCTGAGCCGCGATGTCATGGTGCTATCACCCATAACTTCGGTGGTCGATGAACAGTACTGCCGCGGTTGCGGTAAATGCGCGGAAGTATGCGATTTCCACGCCATCTCCGTGGTTGAGAAAGAAATCGGTATTTTCGTCGCCCGGGTCAACGAGGCATTATGCAAAGGGTGCGGTACCTGTGTACCCGTCTGCCCTACCGGCGCGATCGATCTCAAGCACTTCCTGGACAAGCAGATAAAGGCGCAACTTGCGGCGCTGCTTGGATAG
- a CDS encoding hydrogenase iron-sulfur subunit — protein sequence MESSGNQTIRRTDSETTKPADNETIRLSDNRTEFEPVIVAYCCNWCSYPAADGAGVSRLQYPANIKIIRVMCGGRVTPAMVLKAFELGADGVLVATCHFEDCHYIFGARKAADTHKISERLVGMLGIEPVRLRLDWISSAETTKFAKVATEFTETVRKLGPSPAKKTIEP from the coding sequence ATGGAATCATCAGGTAATCAGACCATACGACGAACAGACAGTGAGACTACGAAACCAGCGGACAATGAGACAATCAGACTATCAGACAATAGAACTGAGTTCGAACCGGTGATCGTCGCATACTGCTGCAACTGGTGCTCATATCCGGCGGCGGACGGCGCCGGCGTCTCGCGTCTGCAGTATCCGGCCAATATAAAGATCATCAGGGTAATGTGCGGCGGCAGGGTGACGCCGGCAATGGTTCTGAAGGCATTCGAACTCGGCGCCGACGGCGTGCTTGTTGCGACCTGCCATTTCGAGGACTGTCATTATATTTTCGGTGCTCGGAAGGCGGCCGATACGCACAAGATATCCGAGCGGCTGGTCGGCATGCTGGGGATCGAGCCGGTGAGGTTAAGACTCGACTGGATTTCGTCGGCCGAGACGACAAAGTTCGCGAAGGTCGCGACGGAATTTACCGAGACCGTGCGAAAATTGGGCCCGAGCCCGGCAAAAAAGACGATCGAACCATGA